Proteins from a genomic interval of Crassostrea angulata isolate pt1a10 chromosome 7, ASM2561291v2, whole genome shotgun sequence:
- the LOC128156278 gene encoding collagen alpha-1(XII) chain-like isoform X1 yields the protein MIILKLVLLLTSLVLHCSGVERDVVFVLDKSGSVRQDGFNEAVDFVYNVTKWLTIGPSNIQVSAVSYSSSVQTLFDLNEYTNNQTLLDAILNLKSISTGGGTYTFDALNHVRTNVLTSSGGARSGVPKAVVVLTDGLSANAILTKTRAQELHADNVEVYAIGIGNAAVTTNTELSDIASDPDSYYLHTVDMFQYLCALVPELVPKLDNDTLNSDFFRCPTPAPTTQRPLTFLNKTSSDGGDSTASGGDSSVAAAAGGAVGAVAAVGVAAAAAYGAVQYANLLRKTTLSVESVVSQYKEAPLGQSKSKFCSLSSSNNDALNIFQVDPIIPSAPPLSTL from the exons ATGATAATTTTGAAGCTAGTTTTACTTTTAACTTCTCTGGTGCTTCATTGCTCAGGGGTAGAGAGAG ATGTTGTTTTCGTTCTGGACAAATCAGGGAGCGTAAGGCAGGACGGTTTCAATGAAGCTGTAGATTTTGTTTACAACGTGACAAAATGGCTGACGATAGGTCCGTCCAACATACAGGTTTCGGCCGTCTCCTATTCCTCGAGCGTACAAACCCTGTTCGATCTGAATGAATACACCAACAACCAAACCTTATTGGACgccattttaaatttgaaatccATATCAACGGGAGGGGGTACCTACACATTCGACGCACTTAATCACGTGAGGACGAACGTACTGACGTCATCAGGCGGTGCTCGCTCGGGAGTTCCTAAAGCGGTGGTGGTTTTGACTGACGGACTTTCGGCCAATGCCATTTTGACGAAAACGAGAGCGCAGGAACTACACGCTGACAACGTTGAGGTTTACGCTATAGGGATCGGGAACGCGGCCGTTACCACTAACACAGAACTCTCCGACATTGCCAGCGACCCCGATTCTTACTACTTACACACTGTCGATATGTTCCAGTACCTTTGTGCTTTGGTTCCTGAGCTTGTACCCAAGCTAG ATAACGACACTCTGAACTCGGACTTTTTCCGGTGCCCGACTCCAGCTCCAACCACCCAACGACCTCTGACCTTTTTGAACAAAACCAGCAGTGACGGAGGAGATTCCACAGCTTCCGGTGGCGATT cGTCTGTGGCGGCCGCTGCCGGTGGTGCGGTGGGAGCGGTGGCTGCAGTGGGGGTGGCAGCGGCGGCGGCTTATGGAGCGGTGCAGTACGCAAACTTGTT GAGGAAGACGACTCTATCTGTGGAGTCTGTAGTTTCACAGTACAAAGAGGCTCCCCTTGGTCAGAGTAAATCCAAATTCTGTTCTCTCAGCTCATCGAACAATGATGCCCTCAATATTTTCCAAGTGGATCCCATAATTCCTTCAGCCCCACCTCTTTCCACCTTGTGA
- the LOC128156278 gene encoding collagen alpha-1(XII) chain-like isoform X2, with protein sequence MIILKLVLLLTSLVLHCSGVERDVVFVLDKSGSVRQDGFNEAVDFVYNVTKWLTIGPSNIQVSAVSYSSSVQTLFDLNEYTNNQTLLDAILNLKSISTGGGTYTFDALNHVRTNVLTSSGGARSGVPKAVVVLTDGLSANAILTKTRAQELHADNVEVYAIGIGNAAVTTNTELSDIASDPDSYYLHTVDMFQYLCALVPELVPKLDNDTLNSDFFRCPTPAPTTQRPLTFLNKTSSDGGDSTASGGDSSVAAAAGGAVGAVAAVGVAAAAAYGAVQYANLLKAQAPNAFVESIVAQYKDAPLGQGKAQCKYKFEFSGIPQGPITTSKPPAVTAWS encoded by the exons ATGATAATTTTGAAGCTAGTTTTACTTTTAACTTCTCTGGTGCTTCATTGCTCAGGGGTAGAGAGAG ATGTTGTTTTCGTTCTGGACAAATCAGGGAGCGTAAGGCAGGACGGTTTCAATGAAGCTGTAGATTTTGTTTACAACGTGACAAAATGGCTGACGATAGGTCCGTCCAACATACAGGTTTCGGCCGTCTCCTATTCCTCGAGCGTACAAACCCTGTTCGATCTGAATGAATACACCAACAACCAAACCTTATTGGACgccattttaaatttgaaatccATATCAACGGGAGGGGGTACCTACACATTCGACGCACTTAATCACGTGAGGACGAACGTACTGACGTCATCAGGCGGTGCTCGCTCGGGAGTTCCTAAAGCGGTGGTGGTTTTGACTGACGGACTTTCGGCCAATGCCATTTTGACGAAAACGAGAGCGCAGGAACTACACGCTGACAACGTTGAGGTTTACGCTATAGGGATCGGGAACGCGGCCGTTACCACTAACACAGAACTCTCCGACATTGCCAGCGACCCCGATTCTTACTACTTACACACTGTCGATATGTTCCAGTACCTTTGTGCTTTGGTTCCTGAGCTTGTACCCAAGCTAG ATAACGACACTCTGAACTCGGACTTTTTCCGGTGCCCGACTCCAGCTCCAACCACCCAACGACCTCTGACCTTTTTGAACAAAACCAGCAGTGACGGAGGAGATTCCACAGCTTCCGGTGGCGATT cGTCTGTGGCGGCCGCTGCCGGTGGTGCGGTGGGAGCGGTGGCTGCAGTGGGGGTGGCAGCGGCGGCGGCTTATGGAGCGGTGCAGTACGCAAACTTGTT AAAGGCACAGGCACCGAATGCATTCGTGGAATCCATTGTTGCCCAGTACAAAGATGCACCACTAGGACAGGGTAAAGCCCAGTGTAAATACAAGTTCGAATTCTCCGGAATACCACAAGGACCCATCACGACGTCAAAGCCCCCAGCGGTGACAGCGTGGTCCTAA